A region of Oryzias latipes chromosome 18, ASM223467v1 DNA encodes the following proteins:
- the LOC101170305 gene encoding transmembrane protein 151B isoform X2, whose product MYGCFATLAWCALCRVPVLGSSSIPLGSDSDATSAAYYNDILHLESPCSSGYVYIPLAFLAMLYVVYLVECWHCFSKTALLAHAEFQEVFERVQRLQQATPCIWWKAISYHYVRRTRQVTRYRNGDAYTTTQVYHERVNTHASSSEFDYARYGVKDVSKELLDLQLHPAVRLRFTKCFSFSSARAEAAYLTQRARFFGENEGLDDYMEAREGMHLKNVDFREHILAFPDPARPPWFSRHRVFWLASVCLLSWPLRVVSEYRTAYVHYHVEKLFGEDEDSGGGGVLGGGGRGDGVEGGTENGGPPGGISIGLNGTSYRAISRVNTVDMTELEWHIRCNQQMVPSYSEALLMDMETSGGTNPTASTPISGPPGITPTQTTNPPSLALPVMFNSAYLLQTCPRCRRTTSSASLPSRLRAPMGTTALLNATVAGIRAGGSAGGSGGGSIGGRLVLSRSGFSLGRLGGGRQNSLFHSRSMGGGLAGSREDGGGSGGGGSSGGGGSGGGGFLGLGSRQNNEETRGVLEGEVDEEEEEEEVRRRVDGGRQRDVEAEQENGVGGEGREGERDRPPSYQDAFFFPVLIIHGEESCHAGDDM is encoded by the exons ATGTACGGCTGTTTTGCCACGCTGGCCTGGTGCGCCCTCTGTCGCGTGCCGGTCCTCGGCTCCTCCTCCATCCCCCTCGGCTCCGACAGCGACGCCACTTCGGCGGCGTATTACAACGACATCTTGCACCTGGAGAGCCCGTGCTCCAGCGGCTACGTCTACATCCCGCTGGCCTTCCTGGCGATGCTCTATGTGGTTTACCTGGTGGAGTGCTGGCACTGCTTCTCCAAGACGGCTCTGCTGGCTCACGCCGAGTTCCAG GAAGTGTTTGAGCGCGTGCAGAGGCTTCAGCAGGCCACTCCCTGTATTTGGTGGAAGGCCATCAGCTATCATTACGTGAGGAGAACCAGGCAGGTGACTCGATACCGCAATGGAGACGCATACACGACCACACAG GTCTACCACGAGCGAGTCAACACTCACGCCTCGAGTTCGGAGTTCGACTACGCTCGCTACGGCGTCAAAGATGTGTCAAAAGAGCTGCTGGACCTGCAGCTGCATCCTGCTGTTCGCCTTCGCTTCACTAAGTGTTTCAG cTTCTCCAGTGCTAGAGCTGAAGCAGCCTACCTCACCCAG CGGGCTCGCTTTTTCGGGGAGAACGAAGGACTGGACGACTACATGGAGGCCAGGGAAGGCATGCACCTGAAGAACGTGGACTTCCGAGAGCACATCCTGGCGTTCCCGGACCCGGCCCGCCCGCCATGGTTCTCCCGCCACAGGGTGTTCTGGCTGGCCTCGGTTTGCCTCCTGTCGTGGCCGCTGCGGGTGGTGTCAGAGTATCGCACGGCATACGTCCACTACCACGTGGAGAAGCTGTTTGGGGAGGATGAGGACTCTGGTGGAGGAGGGGTGCTGGGTGGGGGGGGGAGAGGCGATGGGGTTGAGGGTGGGACGGAGAACGGAGGCCCCCCTGGAGGAATCAGCATTGGCCTGAATGGGACGAGCTACAGAGCCATCTCCCGGGTCAATACCGTGGACATGACGGAGCTGGAGTGGCACATTCGCTGCAACCAGCAGATGGTCCCCAGTTACTCGGAGGCCCTCCTTATGGACATGGAGACAAGCGGGGGGACAAACCCCACAGCTTCCACCCCCATCTCTGGACCCCCTGGCATCACCCCCACCCAGACCACCAACCCGCCTTCTTTGGCTCTGCCTGTGATGTTCAACTCGGCGTACCTCCTGCAGACCTGCCCCAGATGCCGCAGGACCACATCCAGCGCTAGCCTCCCATCCCGGCTGAGGGCCCCAATGGGAACTACGGCCCTCCTGAACGCCACGGTGGCGGGGATCAGGGCTGGGGGGTCCGCAGGCGGGTCCGGAGGCGGGTCCATCGGGGGACGACTGGTGCTCAGTCGGAGCGGGTTCTCATTAGGGAGACTCGGAGGCGGGCGCCAGAACAGCCTGTTTCATTCCAGGAGCATGGGAGGAGGTTTGGCAGGAAGCAGGGAGGATGGAGGAGGAAGCGGTGGAGGTGGGAGTAGTGGAGGGGGAGGAAGCGGTGGCGGGGGATTCCTGGGGTTGGGCTCCAGACAGAACAACGAGGAAACCAGGGGAGTACTAGAAGGAGAAgtggatgaggaggaagaggaggaagaagtgAGGAGGAGAGTAGACGGGGGGAGACAGAGGGACGTAGAGGCGGAGCAGGAGAATGGAGTGGGAGgagaggggagggagggggagagAGATCGACCTCCATCCTACCAGGACGCCTTCTTCTTCCCTGTGCTCATCATTCACGGAGAGGAGAGCTGCCATGCAGGCGATGA
- the LOC101170305 gene encoding transmembrane protein 151A isoform X1, translated as MQTEEETATAREPILEEGSGREQQRPVQQSLASSLCRESHWKCLLLTLLMYGCFATLAWCALCRVPVLGSSSIPLGSDSDATSAAYYNDILHLESPCSSGYVYIPLAFLAMLYVVYLVECWHCFSKTALLAHAEFQEVFERVQRLQQATPCIWWKAISYHYVRRTRQVTRYRNGDAYTTTQVYHERVNTHASSSEFDYARYGVKDVSKELLDLQLHPAVRLRFTKCFSFSSARAEAAYLTQRARFFGENEGLDDYMEAREGMHLKNVDFREHILAFPDPARPPWFSRHRVFWLASVCLLSWPLRVVSEYRTAYVHYHVEKLFGEDEDSGGGGVLGGGGRGDGVEGGTENGGPPGGISIGLNGTSYRAISRVNTVDMTELEWHIRCNQQMVPSYSEALLMDMETSGGTNPTASTPISGPPGITPTQTTNPPSLALPVMFNSAYLLQTCPRCRRTTSSASLPSRLRAPMGTTALLNATVAGIRAGGSAGGSGGGSIGGRLVLSRSGFSLGRLGGGRQNSLFHSRSMGGGLAGSREDGGGSGGGGSSGGGGSGGGGFLGLGSRQNNEETRGVLEGEVDEEEEEEEVRRRVDGGRQRDVEAEQENGVGGEGREGERDRPPSYQDAFFFPVLIIHGEESCHAGDDM; from the exons CAAAGGCCGGTCCAACAGTCTCTGGCCTCCTCCCTGTGCAGGGAGTCCCACTGGAAGTGCCTCCTGCTGACCCTCCTCATGTACGGCTGTTTTGCCACGCTGGCCTGGTGCGCCCTCTGTCGCGTGCCGGTCCTCGGCTCCTCCTCCATCCCCCTCGGCTCCGACAGCGACGCCACTTCGGCGGCGTATTACAACGACATCTTGCACCTGGAGAGCCCGTGCTCCAGCGGCTACGTCTACATCCCGCTGGCCTTCCTGGCGATGCTCTATGTGGTTTACCTGGTGGAGTGCTGGCACTGCTTCTCCAAGACGGCTCTGCTGGCTCACGCCGAGTTCCAG GAAGTGTTTGAGCGCGTGCAGAGGCTTCAGCAGGCCACTCCCTGTATTTGGTGGAAGGCCATCAGCTATCATTACGTGAGGAGAACCAGGCAGGTGACTCGATACCGCAATGGAGACGCATACACGACCACACAG GTCTACCACGAGCGAGTCAACACTCACGCCTCGAGTTCGGAGTTCGACTACGCTCGCTACGGCGTCAAAGATGTGTCAAAAGAGCTGCTGGACCTGCAGCTGCATCCTGCTGTTCGCCTTCGCTTCACTAAGTGTTTCAG cTTCTCCAGTGCTAGAGCTGAAGCAGCCTACCTCACCCAG CGGGCTCGCTTTTTCGGGGAGAACGAAGGACTGGACGACTACATGGAGGCCAGGGAAGGCATGCACCTGAAGAACGTGGACTTCCGAGAGCACATCCTGGCGTTCCCGGACCCGGCCCGCCCGCCATGGTTCTCCCGCCACAGGGTGTTCTGGCTGGCCTCGGTTTGCCTCCTGTCGTGGCCGCTGCGGGTGGTGTCAGAGTATCGCACGGCATACGTCCACTACCACGTGGAGAAGCTGTTTGGGGAGGATGAGGACTCTGGTGGAGGAGGGGTGCTGGGTGGGGGGGGGAGAGGCGATGGGGTTGAGGGTGGGACGGAGAACGGAGGCCCCCCTGGAGGAATCAGCATTGGCCTGAATGGGACGAGCTACAGAGCCATCTCCCGGGTCAATACCGTGGACATGACGGAGCTGGAGTGGCACATTCGCTGCAACCAGCAGATGGTCCCCAGTTACTCGGAGGCCCTCCTTATGGACATGGAGACAAGCGGGGGGACAAACCCCACAGCTTCCACCCCCATCTCTGGACCCCCTGGCATCACCCCCACCCAGACCACCAACCCGCCTTCTTTGGCTCTGCCTGTGATGTTCAACTCGGCGTACCTCCTGCAGACCTGCCCCAGATGCCGCAGGACCACATCCAGCGCTAGCCTCCCATCCCGGCTGAGGGCCCCAATGGGAACTACGGCCCTCCTGAACGCCACGGTGGCGGGGATCAGGGCTGGGGGGTCCGCAGGCGGGTCCGGAGGCGGGTCCATCGGGGGACGACTGGTGCTCAGTCGGAGCGGGTTCTCATTAGGGAGACTCGGAGGCGGGCGCCAGAACAGCCTGTTTCATTCCAGGAGCATGGGAGGAGGTTTGGCAGGAAGCAGGGAGGATGGAGGAGGAAGCGGTGGAGGTGGGAGTAGTGGAGGGGGAGGAAGCGGTGGCGGGGGATTCCTGGGGTTGGGCTCCAGACAGAACAACGAGGAAACCAGGGGAGTACTAGAAGGAGAAgtggatgaggaggaagaggaggaagaagtgAGGAGGAGAGTAGACGGGGGGAGACAGAGGGACGTAGAGGCGGAGCAGGAGAATGGAGTGGGAGgagaggggagggagggggagagAGATCGACCTCCATCCTACCAGGACGCCTTCTTCTTCCCTGTGCTCATCATTCACGGAGAGGAGAGCTGCCATGCAGGCGATGA